One Tamlana carrageenivorans genomic region harbors:
- the pyrE gene encoding orotate phosphoribosyltransferase, which yields MIFNKDTAKKTAEVLLQINAIKLSPQEPFTWASGWKSPIYCDNRIILSFPPVRNYIRETMGKYIENHYGKPDVIAGVATGAIGIGILVAEYLGLPFIYVRPDAKGHGRKNQIEGFIEKGQNVVVVEDLISTGKSSLNAVKALKEAKVNVKGMVAIFTYGFDVATENFKQENVNLNTLSNYENLLEQALDTNYISEKELKTLSEWNTNPSEWNAN from the coding sequence ATGATTTTTAACAAAGACACAGCTAAAAAAACAGCCGAAGTTTTATTGCAAATAAATGCTATAAAATTAAGTCCGCAAGAACCTTTTACGTGGGCCTCGGGCTGGAAATCGCCAATTTATTGCGATAACCGTATTATTTTATCCTTCCCTCCTGTGCGTAACTATATTCGAGAAACCATGGGTAAATATATCGAAAACCACTATGGCAAACCTGATGTTATCGCCGGTGTTGCCACTGGGGCCATAGGTATAGGAATTCTAGTCGCCGAATATTTAGGGCTTCCTTTTATTTATGTTCGACCAGATGCCAAAGGCCATGGCAGAAAAAACCAAATAGAAGGTTTTATTGAAAAAGGACAGAATGTCGTGGTGGTTGAAGATTTAATAAGCACTGGAAAAAGCAGCTTGAATGCTGTAAAAGCGCTTAAAGAAGCCAAAGTAAATGTAAAAGGCATGGTGGCTATTTTCACCTATGGGTTTGATGTAGCTACAGAAAATTTCAAACAAGAGAACGTCAATTTAAATACTTTAAGCAATTACGAAAACTTGTTAGAACAGGCCTTAGATACCAATTACATTTCTGAAAAAGAATTAAAAACCTTATCAGAATGGAATACAAATCCTAGTGAATGGAACGCTAATTGA
- a CDS encoding NUDIX hydrolase, whose amino-acid sequence MYKVFVGDKPMILTSIVEQETNFKNYLLNTVNLVKVIRKLNSGALQEARLIHKNPDKLLKKFLKKLPNVVAGGGKVYNADGDILFIYRNDKWDLPKGKAERNESIEETAIREVTEETGVAGLKITKPLDTTYHIFKRNGRYKIKITHWFEMKTSFTGNLYAQEEEGITKVSWLNHEEAHKALNNSYANIKLLV is encoded by the coding sequence ATGTATAAAGTTTTTGTTGGAGATAAACCTATGATTTTGACCTCTATTGTAGAGCAAGAAACCAATTTTAAAAACTATTTACTTAACACCGTTAACCTTGTTAAAGTAATAAGAAAACTTAATTCTGGAGCTTTGCAAGAGGCACGCTTAATTCATAAAAATCCCGATAAGTTACTTAAAAAGTTTTTAAAGAAACTTCCTAATGTTGTTGCTGGAGGCGGGAAGGTATATAATGCTGATGGTGATATTCTATTTATATATAGAAATGATAAGTGGGATTTGCCAAAAGGAAAGGCCGAACGCAATGAATCTATAGAAGAAACCGCTATTCGTGAAGTGACAGAAGAAACTGGTGTTGCAGGTCTTAAGATCACCAAACCTTTAGATACGACTTACCATATATTTAAACGTAATGGACGTTATAAAATTAAAATAACCCACTGGTTTGAAATGAAAACGAGTTTCACGGGTAATTTATATGCTCAGGAAGAAGAAGGCATCACCAAAGTATCGTGGCTAAATCATGAAGAGGCTCATAAAGCCCTGAATAATTCCTATGCGAATATTAAGTTGTTGGTTTAG
- a CDS encoding DMT family transporter encodes MNWILLIIAGLFEVAFATCLGKAKTASGAETTYWYLGFLLCLSISMYLLVKVTQELPIGTAYAVWTGIGAVGTVLVGIFVFKEPATFWRLFFITTLIASIVGLKFVSN; translated from the coding sequence ATGAACTGGATCCTTTTAATTATTGCAGGTTTATTTGAAGTTGCTTTTGCAACCTGTCTTGGTAAGGCGAAAACAGCCTCTGGAGCAGAAACCACCTATTGGTATTTGGGTTTTTTGCTCTGCTTAAGCATAAGCATGTATCTTCTAGTAAAAGTAACTCAAGAATTACCAATCGGCACAGCTTATGCTGTTTGGACGGGTATAGGTGCCGTGGGTACCGTGCTTGTAGGGATTTTTGTGTTTAAGGAACCCGCTACATTCTGGCGTTTGTTTTTTATAACCACCTTAATAGCATCCATTGTTGGACTAAAATTTGTTTCTAATTAG
- a CDS encoding SulP family inorganic anion transporter, which produces MTDFIIKRAANAKNDVLAGITVSLAMVPEVVAFAFVAQIDPLMALSGAFIIGLIAAIFGGRPGLISGAAGAVAVIFVGMIAEGHTRGMLFDQPIENMGFFYLMACVILMGIIQIFAGVFKLGRFVRLIPHPVMMGFVNGLAIVIFWAQVKMFSHKTLQVSAEGVKEYVNTFMQGAELYTMIGLVALTMAIIWLLPKITTKIPAALTAILVTSLVVVGFGMDVSTVGSYIIEGGGTGLKGELPMPNLELWDKLPFNLDTLSFILPYAFLAACVGLIESLMTMNLVDELIDSRGDGNRECIAQGAGNIMSGLFGGTGGCGMIGQTVINIKAGGRGRLSGIMMALALLTFILFTDKLIEQVPIAALIGVMFMMVIETFAWSSFRIMRKIPKSDAVVLVVVSAVTVIFDLAIAVFVGVIISALAFAWENAKRIRARKRMREDGTKVYEIWGPLFFGSITAFNEKFDVKNDPDKVEIDFVESRVSDHSAMEAIFNLVNKYEEAGKQIKLKHLSEDCKLLLYKSNPKFREVVVEDIDDPRYHLAENPEAFTKGLSEYKF; this is translated from the coding sequence ATGACCGATTTTATTATCAAGCGTGCGGCCAACGCAAAAAACGATGTTTTAGCCGGAATTACTGTGTCTTTAGCCATGGTGCCCGAAGTGGTAGCCTTTGCTTTTGTAGCGCAAATAGATCCGTTAATGGCACTATCAGGTGCTTTTATAATAGGTTTGATTGCCGCTATTTTTGGTGGTCGACCGGGTTTAATTTCTGGTGCAGCAGGTGCTGTAGCCGTTATTTTTGTAGGTATGATTGCCGAAGGGCATACCCGCGGCATGTTATTCGATCAGCCTATAGAAAATATGGGCTTTTTCTATTTAATGGCCTGTGTGATTTTAATGGGGATCATACAAATATTTGCAGGCGTTTTCAAATTAGGACGCTTTGTTAGGTTGATTCCGCACCCGGTAATGATGGGCTTTGTAAACGGTTTAGCCATTGTTATCTTTTGGGCTCAGGTTAAAATGTTTTCTCATAAAACCTTACAAGTTTCTGCCGAAGGCGTTAAAGAATACGTCAACACCTTTATGCAGGGCGCCGAACTGTACACCATGATTGGCTTAGTAGCTTTAACCATGGCAATTATCTGGTTATTACCAAAAATTACGACTAAAATTCCAGCAGCTCTAACAGCCATATTGGTTACCTCATTAGTTGTTGTTGGATTCGGTATGGATGTTTCAACCGTAGGATCGTACATTATAGAAGGTGGCGGAACAGGCTTAAAAGGCGAGTTGCCAATGCCTAATTTAGAATTGTGGGATAAATTACCTTTCAATTTAGATACCTTAAGTTTTATTTTGCCATATGCCTTTTTAGCGGCCTGTGTGGGTTTAATTGAATCGTTAATGACCATGAATTTAGTTGATGAACTTATCGACAGTCGTGGCGATGGTAACAGAGAATGTATCGCTCAAGGTGCAGGAAATATCATGTCCGGACTCTTTGGAGGTACCGGAGGTTGTGGTATGATCGGGCAAACCGTAATTAATATTAAAGCTGGCGGACGCGGAAGACTGTCTGGCATCATGATGGCTCTAGCCTTACTCACCTTCATATTATTTACCGATAAATTAATCGAGCAGGTGCCTATTGCTGCTTTAATAGGTGTCATGTTCATGATGGTTATCGAAACTTTTGCTTGGTCTAGTTTCCGTATTATGCGAAAAATACCAAAATCAGATGCTGTGGTACTTGTTGTGGTTTCTGCGGTGACGGTAATTTTCGATTTGGCCATTGCGGTTTTCGTAGGGGTGATTATTTCTGCCTTAGCCTTTGCTTGGGAAAATGCCAAACGTATTCGTGCGCGTAAGCGTATGCGTGAAGATGGTACTAAAGTTTATGAGATTTGGGGACCTCTATTCTTCGGATCCATAACCGCTTTTAACGAGAAATTTGATGTGAAAAATGATCCGGATAAGGTGGAAATCGATTTTGTAGAATCGCGTGTTAGTGATCATTCTGCCATGGAAGCCATCTTTAATTTAGTAAACAAATACGAAGAAGCTGGAAAGCAAATTAAGCTGAAACATCTTAGCGAAGACTGTAAATTACTGCTTTACAAATCCAATCCTAAATTTAGAGAGGTGGTAGTTGAAGATATCGACGATCCAAGGTACCATTTGGCCGAAAATCCAGAAGCCTTTACAAAAGGTCTTTCAGAGTATAAATTTTAG
- the coaD gene encoding pantetheine-phosphate adenylyltransferase has protein sequence MKRALFPGSFDPLTLGHVDIITRATSLFDEIIVAIGVNADKKYMFSLEERKKFIEDTFADEPKVKVRTYKGLTVDFCKDIDAEFILRGLRNPADFEFEKAIAHTNRDLAPIETIFLLTSAQTSYIASNIVRDVIRNHGDYTKLVPDSVRVKQ, from the coding sequence ATGAAACGCGCACTATTCCCAGGGTCTTTCGATCCTTTAACTTTAGGACATGTCGATATCATCACACGAGCGACATCGTTATTTGATGAAATTATTGTAGCTATTGGTGTTAATGCCGATAAGAAATATATGTTTTCATTAGAAGAACGTAAAAAATTTATTGAAGATACATTTGCCGATGAGCCCAAAGTAAAGGTGCGCACTTATAAAGGACTTACGGTCGATTTCTGTAAAGACATAGACGCTGAGTTTATTTTAAGGGGACTAAGAAACCCAGCAGATTTTGAATTTGAAAAAGCCATTGCCCACACCAATAGAGATTTAGCGCCTATTGAAACCATATTTCTTTTAACCTCAGCACAAACGTCCTACATTGCTTCGAACATTGTTCGTGATGTGATTAGAAACCATGGTGATTACACCAAGCTAGTTCCTGATAGCGTTAGAGTAAAACAATAA
- a CDS encoding D-alanine--D-alanine ligase, which produces MKKNIAIIMGGYSSEYKISLTSGNVVYETLDTSKYNPFRIHIFKDRWVYVDNEGLEHPIDKNDFSTTADGKKYTFDCVFNAIHGSPGEDGFMQAYFQMLNLPHTSCNMYQAALTYNKRDLLSVLKPYGIKTAASYYLNLGDIVDTEAIIAKVGLPCFVKANKAGSSFGVSKVYKKTELQDAFDVAFKEDDEIIIESFLEGTEVSVGVISYKGETIVLPITEIVSENDFFDYQAKYEGKSQEITPARLSKEQEEKVRAEAKKVYEILKMTGFSRSEFIFKDGEPHMLEMNTIPGLTRESILPQQAAAANISLADLFSNAIKEALKGA; this is translated from the coding sequence ATGAAAAAAAACATTGCCATCATTATGGGAGGTTACTCCAGCGAATATAAAATCTCTCTAACCAGCGGAAATGTGGTTTACGAAACCTTAGACACATCGAAATACAACCCCTTTCGTATTCATATTTTTAAAGACAGATGGGTTTACGTTGATAATGAAGGGCTAGAACACCCTATTGATAAAAATGATTTTTCGACTACCGCAGATGGTAAAAAATATACTTTTGATTGTGTTTTTAATGCCATTCATGGCTCGCCAGGAGAAGATGGCTTTATGCAGGCCTATTTTCAGATGCTTAATTTACCGCATACAAGCTGTAACATGTATCAAGCAGCCTTAACCTATAACAAACGTGATTTATTAAGTGTTTTAAAACCTTATGGTATAAAAACCGCCGCATCTTACTACCTAAACCTTGGAGATATTGTTGACACAGAGGCTATTATAGCAAAGGTAGGTTTACCTTGTTTTGTAAAAGCGAATAAAGCAGGTAGTAGTTTTGGTGTGAGTAAAGTTTACAAAAAAACCGAATTACAAGATGCCTTTGATGTGGCTTTTAAAGAAGATGATGAAATCATTATAGAATCCTTTTTAGAAGGTACAGAAGTTTCGGTAGGGGTGATTAGCTACAAAGGAGAAACCATAGTGCTTCCTATTACTGAAATTGTTTCTGAAAATGACTTTTTCGATTACCAAGCCAAATATGAAGGCAAATCTCAAGAAATAACGCCTGCCCGATTATCCAAAGAACAAGAGGAAAAAGTGCGTGCCGAAGCCAAAAAGGTTTACGAGATTTTAAAAATGACAGGTTTTAGTCGCAGTGAATTTATTTTTAAAGATGGCGAACCCCATATGCTAGAAATGAATACCATACCGGGTTTAACCCGCGAGAGCATTTTGCCGCAACAGGCTGCGGCCGCGAATATTTCATTAGCTGATTTATTCTCGAATGCCATTAAGGAAGCTTTGAAAGGCGCCTAA
- a CDS encoding PASTA domain-containing protein, with translation MSLVKFITSKTFLKQIGLALVALFVLCYVILKWLDITTNHGKFETVPDLKGKSINVAKLELDDNNLVMKIQDSANYNPEYPKFSVIEQEPASGTKVKEDRKIYITLNPSGYRKMTIPEGLIDKTFRQVKPTLEAFGFKIGKITYVDNIGKDMVLKLTHKGTTLQAGDKLAKTSVIDLQLGNGNRP, from the coding sequence ATGAGCTTAGTTAAATTTATTACGAGTAAAACATTTTTAAAACAAATAGGCTTAGCTTTAGTGGCTTTATTTGTATTGTGTTATGTTATATTAAAATGGTTGGATATCACTACAAATCATGGGAAATTTGAAACTGTTCCAGATTTAAAAGGGAAGTCCATTAACGTGGCTAAATTGGAATTAGATGATAATAACTTGGTTATGAAAATTCAGGATTCTGCAAATTATAATCCAGAATATCCAAAATTTTCAGTAATTGAACAAGAGCCGGCTTCGGGTACTAAAGTTAAAGAAGACCGAAAGATTTACATTACATTAAATCCATCGGGGTATCGTAAAATGACCATTCCTGAGGGGTTAATCGATAAAACGTTCCGCCAAGTAAAACCAACGCTAGAAGCCTTTGGTTTTAAAATTGGTAAAATCACTTACGTTGATAATATTGGAAAGGACATGGTTTTAAAATTAACACATAAAGGCACCACGCTTCAAGCAGGCGATAAATTAGCAAAAACATCGGTAATCGACTTACAACTAGGTAACGGTAACCGCCCTTAA
- a CDS encoding RluA family pseudouridine synthase yields the protein MDNYTPQLPDEDNLFEHHAFTVDKGQTPLRIDKYLMNFVENATRNKIQAAAKNGSIYVNGEPVKSNYKVKPNDNIRVLFAHPPHENLLVGEDIPLDVVYEDDDLLVVNKPAGMVVHPGHGNYSGTLINGLIHRFENLPNNSSERPGLVHRIDKDTSGLLVIAKTEEAMSHLSMQFAEKTSEREYVALVWGNVEEEAGTVEGNIGRHPKNRLQNTVFTDDEADKGKPAVTHYKVIERLGYVTLVSCKLETGRTHQIRVHMKHIGHTLFNDERYGGEKILKGTTFTKYKQFVENCFKILPRQALHAKTLGFVHPTTGKFMSFDSPIPDDISACVEKWRGYTKHVGD from the coding sequence ATGGATAACTATACGCCGCAACTTCCCGACGAAGATAACTTGTTTGAACATCATGCTTTTACAGTAGATAAAGGTCAGACGCCCCTTCGTATTGATAAATATTTAATGAATTTTGTTGAAAACGCTACGCGAAATAAAATTCAAGCTGCTGCGAAAAATGGCAGTATTTATGTGAATGGCGAACCTGTAAAATCGAATTACAAGGTGAAGCCCAATGATAATATTCGTGTGTTATTTGCGCATCCGCCTCATGAAAATTTATTGGTAGGTGAAGATATACCGCTCGATGTGGTTTATGAAGATGATGACTTATTGGTCGTGAATAAGCCTGCTGGCATGGTGGTTCATCCTGGTCATGGTAATTATTCTGGAACACTTATTAACGGATTAATTCACCGTTTTGAAAACTTACCCAACAATTCCAGTGAACGCCCTGGTTTGGTACACCGTATCGATAAGGATACAAGTGGCTTGTTGGTTATTGCCAAAACAGAAGAAGCGATGTCGCATTTATCCATGCAGTTTGCCGAAAAAACCAGCGAACGCGAATACGTAGCTTTGGTTTGGGGAAACGTTGAAGAAGAAGCAGGCACTGTAGAAGGTAATATTGGCCGTCATCCTAAAAACAGGTTACAAAACACGGTTTTTACAGATGATGAAGCCGATAAAGGCAAGCCAGCCGTAACGCATTACAAAGTCATTGAACGCTTGGGCTATGTGACCTTAGTATCGTGTAAGTTAGAGACGGGGCGAACCCATCAAATACGTGTGCATATGAAGCACATTGGGCATACGCTATTTAACGACGAGCGCTATGGTGGTGAAAAAATACTAAAAGGCACCACCTTTACCAAGTACAAGCAATTTGTAGAAAACTGCTTTAAAATCTTGCCAAGACAAGCGCTACATGCTAAAACCTTAGGTTTTGTACATCCCACAACAGGAAAATTTATGAGTTTTGATAGTCCGATTCCGGATGACATCTCAGCCTGCGTTGAAAAGTGGCGTGGCTATACGAAGCATGTAGGGGATTAA
- a CDS encoding transposase → MEQESILSIVSRFGTQKACIEHLESIRWPNGPVCTHCGSMHIHNRKNSNRHLCRDCNSSFSVTVDTIMHASKLPLPKWFAAIFLIVNAKKRISSL, encoded by the coding sequence ATGGAACAAGAATCAATACTTTCAATCGTCTCACGTTTTGGTACTCAGAAAGCGTGTATAGAGCACCTTGAGTCTATTCGTTGGCCTAATGGGCCTGTTTGCACTCATTGTGGAAGCATGCATATTCATAATCGAAAAAATTCAAATAGACATTTGTGCAGGGACTGTAATAGTTCTTTTAGCGTTACGGTAGACACTATAATGCACGCTTCAAAATTACCATTACCCAAATGGTTTGCAGCAATATTTTTAATTGTTAATGCTAAAAAAAGGATTTCTTCACTATAA
- a CDS encoding IS1595 family transposase, whose translation MNVNKNTAWYMQKRIREAMYSDSDDLLKGIVEVDESYVGGSMTNMRKSYKKELGIYPGGMEHKKPVLGMMHREGLVKVIVIAKADAKTIRPLLNKHIDTASEVVTDGFGAYRMLHKTHAKHVKLNHSKNIMSLGKYNTSRLDSFWTTIKRAIVGQYHRVSPEHLQSYLDEIAFKFNNREEDLFSLLITRIIQQEPRIAVT comes from the coding sequence ATTAATGTTAACAAAAATACAGCATGGTATATGCAAAAACGCATACGAGAAGCTATGTATTCTGATTCAGATGATCTATTAAAGGGTATTGTCGAGGTAGATGAGAGCTATGTTGGAGGAAGCATGACTAATATGCGTAAGTCTTATAAAAAGGAACTCGGTATTTATCCTGGAGGAATGGAACACAAAAAGCCCGTTCTTGGGATGATGCATCGGGAAGGGTTAGTGAAAGTTATAGTGATTGCTAAGGCTGATGCAAAAACCATTAGACCATTGCTAAACAAGCACATTGATACAGCAAGCGAGGTAGTTACAGATGGTTTTGGAGCTTATAGAATGCTTCATAAGACACATGCAAAACATGTTAAGCTCAATCATTCAAAAAACATAATGTCATTAGGAAAATATAATACTTCTAGATTGGATTCTTTCTGGACAACAATCAAAAGGGCTATTGTGGGTCAGTATCACCGAGTAAGCCCTGAACATTTACAGAGCTATTTAGATGAAATCGCCTTCAAGTTCAATAATAGAGAAGAGGATTTATTTAGTCTTCTAATAACTAGAATTATTCAACAAGAACCAAGAATTGCCGTTACCTAG